In Geitlerinema sp. PCC 9228, a single genomic region encodes these proteins:
- a CDS encoding DUF1823 family protein encodes MSHSEANNQLPPLNADTLWAILEETISDRTVNELVWSCLGYRYDSQTQQWDSSQVEPEWREEYPEPPDFIGERKPTVKLTRSIPKENKQLLKEQLGFKGYKIGEFGPRQTRRATAANWLLSYMKEREISLEHQT; translated from the coding sequence ATGTCCCATTCCGAAGCGAACAATCAACTCCCCCCTTTAAACGCCGATACTCTTTGGGCTATTTTAGAGGAAACCATTAGCGATCGCACGGTCAACGAACTGGTGTGGTCTTGTTTGGGATACCGCTACGACAGCCAAACCCAACAGTGGGATAGCAGCCAAGTCGAACCAGAATGGCGAGAAGAGTATCCAGAACCTCCCGATTTTATTGGGGAACGGAAACCAACCGTCAAACTCACCCGTTCCATTCCCAAAGAAAACAAACAATTATTGAAAGAACAGCTAGGTTTCAAAGGCTATAAAATCGGCGAATTCGGTCCCCGACAAACGCGACGTGCTACTGCCGCCAATTGGTTGTTAAGCTATATGAAAGAACGAGAAATTTCTTTAGAACATCAAACCTAG
- a CDS encoding DUF1823 family protein has product MTANLTTKRPPLNTDTIWAIINREIDDDTVNQTIWYYLGYRYDEKNQTWDTSQVDEYWVRDYPEPPNFLATRPPSVKLNRSVPKENRQLVKRKLGFKGYKLGEFSCFQARRVIAANWLLNYMESHRSH; this is encoded by the coding sequence ATGACTGCCAATCTTACCACCAAACGACCACCGTTAAACACAGATACCATTTGGGCAATTATCAACCGCGAAATCGACGACGACACGGTCAATCAAACCATTTGGTACTATTTGGGATACCGCTACGATGAGAAAAATCAAACCTGGGATACTTCCCAAGTGGATGAATATTGGGTTCGCGACTATCCCGAACCTCCCAATTTCCTCGCCACTCGTCCTCCCAGTGTAAAACTAAATCGTTCCGTTCCCAAAGAAAACCGCCAGTTGGTCAAACGCAAGTTGGGATTTAAAGGATACAAACTTGGCGAATTCAGCTGCTTTCAAGCCAGGCGCGTCATTGCTGCCAATTGGCTGTTAAACTATATGGAATCCCATCGTTCCCATTAA
- the miaA gene encoding tRNA (adenosine(37)-N6)-dimethylallyltransferase MiaA, with the protein MSNVKLIVICGATATGKSKLALDVASQLQTAIISADSRQVYREFDIGTAKPTAEECQQVPHYGIDICDPTETMTVAAYQEYVNHLIAVFSQKGSPQNPLPLLLVGGTGLYIKAVVRGMKIPRVPPHPTLRSQLSALGQPLCYAMLQQVDPTAASKIHANDSVRTLRALEVLYVTGVPISQQRGENPPDYPILQIGIDCDAATLASRIAHRSDRMIAQGLVSEVEYLCQKYGRDLPLLDTLGYGEMKQYLAGEIDLPTARERTIEHTRQFAKRQRTWFRAVPDIEWFSCDNPNLYQYVWQRIEAFLQADFTTNQVN; encoded by the coding sequence GTGAGCAACGTAAAACTCATTGTCATTTGCGGCGCTACGGCAACGGGAAAATCGAAACTGGCGCTGGATGTGGCATCGCAGCTGCAAACAGCGATTATCAGTGCGGATTCGCGCCAGGTGTATCGGGAGTTTGACATTGGAACGGCAAAACCGACTGCCGAGGAATGCCAACAGGTTCCCCACTACGGCATCGATATTTGCGACCCCACCGAAACCATGACGGTGGCTGCCTATCAAGAATATGTTAACCATCTGATAGCGGTCTTTTCGCAAAAAGGTTCTCCGCAAAATCCTTTGCCACTGTTGTTGGTAGGAGGTACGGGATTGTATATCAAGGCAGTGGTTCGGGGGATGAAAATTCCCAGGGTGCCTCCCCATCCTACCTTGCGATCGCAACTATCGGCTTTGGGACAACCCCTCTGCTATGCCATGCTACAGCAAGTTGACCCCACAGCAGCAAGCAAAATTCACGCCAACGATTCGGTTCGGACCTTGCGCGCGTTGGAAGTATTGTACGTTACCGGCGTTCCCATTTCCCAGCAACGGGGAGAAAATCCCCCAGATTATCCGATTTTACAGATTGGTATTGACTGCGATGCGGCAACCTTAGCCTCGCGGATTGCCCACAGAAGCGATCGCATGATTGCCCAAGGATTGGTTTCGGAGGTAGAATATCTTTGCCAGAAATACGGCCGGGATTTGCCTTTGCTAGATACCCTAGGATACGGGGAAATGAAACAATATCTGGCAGGGGAAATCGATTTACCGACAGCGCGGGAACGCACCATCGAACATACGCGCCAATTTGCCAAACGCCAGCGTACTTGGTTTCGGGCCGTACCAGATATAGAATGGTTTTCATGCGACAATCCCAATTTATACCAGTACGTTTGGCAGCGTATCGAAGCGTTCCTGCAAGCCGATTTTACTACCAACCAAGTCAACTAG